A stretch of the Candidatus Polarisedimenticolia bacterium genome encodes the following:
- the aroA gene encoding 3-phosphoshikimate 1-carboxyvinyltransferase, giving the protein MDPDRAIPIVAEVQGSVEAPASKSATQRALIAAALASGRSQLRHPLVADDSRHLIAALNAAGIPARIDAAGPVPVFEIEGRGGAIPASRVAVVVGNAGTAMRFLTALLALGRGEYVIDGDPRMRQRPIEDLLAALRALGAEAVSLRGDGCPPVRVGGPGLRGGQARLKGGTSSQYLSAILLAAPAMPEGVRLEIEGPLVSRPYVDLTLGLMRRFGAEVDTLPAGPEPMEFVVRPGRPYRSCDLEIEGDHSSASYFFAAAAVTGGRVRVNRLDPASSQGDARFVALLEEMGCRVERGNSWVAVEGTPDLRGLDADCRAMPDIVPTLAVVSLFARGPTRITGVPHLKVKESDRIAAVASEINRMGGGATPLPDGLAIAPRPLHAARIETHADHRIAMAFAVAGLRVPGVTIADPGCVSKSFPDFWTRFDQLTRRSD; this is encoded by the coding sequence GTGGATCCCGATCGAGCGATACCGATCGTCGCGGAGGTGCAGGGAAGTGTCGAGGCCCCCGCCTCGAAGAGCGCGACGCAGCGCGCCCTGATCGCCGCCGCACTGGCCTCCGGTCGATCGCAACTTCGTCATCCCCTCGTGGCGGACGACTCGCGCCACCTGATCGCGGCCCTGAATGCCGCCGGGATCCCGGCGCGCATCGACGCGGCCGGCCCGGTGCCGGTTTTCGAGATCGAAGGCCGGGGCGGCGCCATCCCGGCGAGCCGTGTCGCGGTCGTGGTCGGCAACGCCGGCACCGCGATGCGCTTCCTGACCGCCCTGCTGGCCCTGGGCAGGGGGGAGTACGTCATCGACGGCGACCCCCGCATGCGGCAGCGCCCGATCGAAGACCTGCTCGCGGCCCTTCGAGCCCTCGGAGCGGAGGCGGTCTCGCTGCGCGGCGACGGCTGCCCGCCGGTCCGGGTCGGCGGCCCCGGCCTGCGCGGCGGCCAGGCCAGGCTCAAGGGGGGGACCAGCAGCCAGTACCTGTCGGCCATCCTCCTGGCGGCCCCGGCGATGCCCGAGGGAGTGCGCCTCGAGATCGAAGGCCCCCTCGTGTCCCGCCCGTATGTCGACCTGACCCTGGGCCTCATGCGGCGCTTCGGGGCTGAAGTCGATACGCTCCCCGCCGGCCCCGAGCCCATGGAATTCGTCGTCCGGCCGGGCCGCCCGTACCGCTCGTGCGACCTGGAGATCGAAGGGGACCACTCCTCGGCGTCCTACTTCTTCGCCGCGGCGGCGGTGACCGGCGGGCGGGTCCGCGTCAACCGCCTCGACCCCGCATCGTCCCAGGGGGACGCGCGGTTCGTCGCTCTCCTCGAAGAGATGGGCTGTCGGGTGGAGCGGGGGAATTCCTGGGTCGCCGTCGAAGGGACACCGGACCTGCGGGGCCTCGACGCCGATTGCCGCGCCATGCCCGACATCGTGCCGACGCTGGCGGTCGTCTCCCTGTTCGCCCGCGGCCCGACCCGCATCACCGGGGTCCCTCACTTGAAGGTGAAGGAAAGCGATCGGATTGCCGCCGTCGCCTCCGAGATCAACCGGATGGGGGGGGGCGCCACGCCTCTCCCCGACGGGCTGGCGATCGCACCCCGCCCGCTTCATGCCGCGCGCATCGAGACCCATGCCGACCATCGCATCGCGATGGCGTTCGCCGTGGCCGGCCTCAGGGTGCCCGGAGTGACCATCGCCGATCCCGGCTGCGTGTCGAAGTCGTTCCCCGACTTCTGGACACGATTCGACCAGTTGACCCGCCGAAGCGACTGA